One segment of Oreochromis niloticus isolate F11D_XX linkage group LG8, O_niloticus_UMD_NMBU, whole genome shotgun sequence DNA contains the following:
- the osbpl7 gene encoding oxysterol-binding protein-related protein 7 isoform X2: MDLSGSSLNRSQSLASGLEKTSHTWNKPAHSQSSSTLSSRHSRQIIKDWEVIDDLQVEMQGAGDDPQDRTAPGICEGYLLKRRKWPLKGWHKRYFVLEGGILRYSKNQQDVARGRVQGSLDVSLAVISINKKSNRIDLDAGDILYHMKAKSHELFYIWVTKLQAHRLYKKNEAAHVHSSFLHTLSLPTAAEQAQRNGDLSATGMADSAGASGVLPSANTAVNTKVSAWLQQSHNPDTCVQELNRCHLDLSELNRLIQRLQALEVGQAFTNGDLQRIISIQNLSLEKPKKPKSGKIWGHSRTLSRVEALGMPIRGITKSLSSSHLSNSAHLGASVPCIPDYVYSQLSPSTVNSPEGKKIQQDICAMSQRVLNSLKSVHETLSQERQKLQAVWDTNNMHQSNTLAQPEAVRRSSQGPPSVADSAAEYFDASDDILWGSSSEVSDESGLSDGSTTNSEPEEGHSGYTSISDQSLKCIKTSATRKYRASISRTPNSVVPKSTGRRTKLPVHCPDNSHVGLVAILYNNIGKDLARVSMPAVLNEPINLLQRLCEELEYSELLDTANNTSDPYQRMVYIAAFAISGYSTATFRNRYKPVNPILGETYECIREDRGFRLISEQVCHHPPISACHADSENFSFWQDQRWKNKFWGKSLEILPTGMVNVTLPRYGDHYEWNKVVTCIHNVFSQQRYLEHYGEVIIKNLKSNICTCKITFVKSRYWGSETNKNEVQGVVLDQSGSAIHRFGGLWHEGIFCDTLPTPKCIWKPNPQPKDYLLYYGFSSFAMELNELPSDLKPLLPPTDTRLRPDQRMLEDGRVDEADIKKDKIEEMQRERRKELAKRGEEHVPRFFKRSKDSSGRDVWLTNGTYWKLRENPGFANLENLTLW, encoded by the exons ATGGACCTGTCTGGATCTTCACTCAATCGCAGCCAATCGCTGGCAAGCGGCCTGGAGAAGACTTCCCACACCTGGAACAAGCCAGCCCACTCTCAGAGCAGCAGCACTCTGTCATCTCGCCACTCCAGACAG ATTATCAAAGACTGGGAAGTAATTGACGACCTTCAGGTTGAAATGCAAGGAGCAGGTGACGATCCTCAAGACAGGACCGCCCCGGGAATCTGTGAAGGATATCTTCTCAAGAGGAGGAAATGGCCACTTAAAGGCTGGCACAAG CGGTACTTCGTCTTGGAAGGCGGGATCTTACGCTACTCCAAAAATCAACAGGAT GTGGCCAGGGGACGAGTCCAGGGCTCGCTAGATGTTAGCCTCGCGGTAATATCGATAAACAAGAAATCAAATCGGATTGATTTGGATGCAGGGGACATTCTGTATCATATGAAGGCAAAGAGTCATGAACTCTTCTACATCTGGGTAACCAAGCTACAAGCTCACCGCCTGTACAAGAAGAATGAGGCGGCTCATGTTCACAGCAGCTTCCTCCACACTTTGTCCCTTCCCACTGCGGCTGAACAAGCTCAGAGAAATGGAGATTTG AGTGCCACGGGGATGGCAGATTCAGCTGGAGCGTCAGGCGTGCTGCCGTCAGCTAACACAGCCGTGAACACAAAGGTCTCTGCCTGGCTGCAACAAAGCCACAATCCTGACACCTGTGTTCAAG AGCTGAACCGTTGTCATCTGGACCTTTCTGAGCTAAACCGCTTAATCCAGAGGCTGCAGGCACTGGAGGTGGGGCAGGCCTTTACTAATGGAGACCTGCAGCGGATCATCAGCATACAG AATCTGTCACTGGAGAAACCGAAGAAGCCGAAATCAGGAAAGATCTGGGGTCATTCCCGCACACTGTCCAGAGTGGAGGCCCTGGGAATG CCTATTCGTGGGATTACTAAATCG CTGTCCTCCAGTCACCTGAGCAACTCGGCCCACCTCGGTGCATCAGTCCCGTGTATCCCCGACTACGTCTACTCTCAGCTCTCCCCTTCCACGGTCAATTCGCCCGAAGGGAAGAAAATCCAACAGGACATCTGCGCTATGTCTCAACGAG TGCTCAACTCTCTGAAGTCGGTGCATGAGACTCTGTCCCAGGAGAGGCAGAAGCTGCAGGCAGTCTGGGACACTAACAACATGCACCAGTCTAACACATTAGCTCAG CCTGAGGCAGTGAGGCGTTCATCCCAAGGACCTCCTTCGGTGGCAGACTCGGCTGCAGAATATTTTGATGCCAGTGATGACATCCTGTGGGGCAGCTCCTCTGAGGTGTCTGATGAATCCGGACTTAGTGATGGAAGCACCACCAATTCTGAGCCAGAGGAAGGACACAGTGGGTACACCAGTATCAGTGACCAGAGTTTAAAGTGTATAAaaa CATCAGCTACCCGGAAGTACCGTGCCAGCATTTCCAGGACTCCCAACAGTGTTGTTCCCAAGAGCACGGGACGTCGAACGAAACTGCCTGTTCACTGTCCTGACAATAGCCACGTGGGGCTCGTGGCCATCCTCTATAACAACATAG GTAAAGACTTGGCTCGAGTGTCCATGCCAGCTGTTCTCAATGAGCCCATTAACCTGCTGCAGAGACTGTGTGAAGAGCTGGAGTACAGTGAGCTGCTGGATACTGCCAACAACACATCAGACCCCTACCAGAGGATG GTTTACATTGCTGCCTTCGCTATCTCTGGCTACTCCACTGCGACGTTCAGGAACCGCTACAAGCCCGTTAACCCGATTCTGGGGGAGACCTACGAGTGTATCAGAGAGGACCGAGGTTTCCGCCTCATCAGTGAGCAG GTCTGCCACCATCCTCCTATCTCTGCCTGCCATGCAGACTCAGAGAACTTCTCCTTCTGGCAAG ACCAGCGATGGAAAAATAAATTCTGGGGGAAGTCGCTGGAGATCCTGCCAACAGGAATGGTAAACGTGACTCTGCCGAG GTATGGTGACCACTATGAGTGGAACAAAGTAGTGACTTGCATCCATAACGTCTTCAGCCAGCAGCGATATCTGGAGCATTACGGAGAGGTCATCATCAAAAACCTCAAAAGTAACATCTGCACATGCAAGATTACTTTTGTCAAG TCTCGTTATTGGGGTTCAGAAACGAATAAGAATGAGGTTCAGGGCGTGGTGTTGGACCAAAGTGGGAGTGCCATTCACCGGTTTGGAGGTCTGTGGCATGAAGGCATCTTCTGTGACACTCTGCCGACTCCGAAATGCATCTGGAAGCCAA ATCCACAGCCAAAGGATTACCTGCTGTACTATGGCTTCTCCAGCTTTGCCATGGAGTTGAATGAACTCCCTTCAGACTTGAAGCCTCTTCTGCCTCCTACAGATACACGCCTGCGCCCAGACCAAAG AATGCTGGAGGATGGA
- the osbpl7 gene encoding oxysterol-binding protein-related protein 7 isoform X1 — MDLSGSSLNRSQSLASGLEKTSHTWNKPAHSQSSSTLSSRHSRQIIKDWEVIDDLQVEMQGAGDDPQDRTAPGICEGYLLKRRKWPLKGWHKRYFVLEGGILRYSKNQQDVARGRVQGSLDVSLAVISINKKSNRIDLDAGDILYHMKAKSHELFYIWVTKLQAHRLYKKNEAAHVHSSFLHTLSLPTAAEQAQRNGDLSATGMADSAGASGVLPSANTAVNTKVSAWLQQSHNPDTCVQELNRCHLDLSELNRLIQRLQALEVGQAFTNGDLQRIISIQNLSLEKPKKPKSGKIWGHSRTLSRVEALGMVRMPIRGITKSLSSSHLSNSAHLGASVPCIPDYVYSQLSPSTVNSPEGKKIQQDICAMSQRVLNSLKSVHETLSQERQKLQAVWDTNNMHQSNTLAQPEAVRRSSQGPPSVADSAAEYFDASDDILWGSSSEVSDESGLSDGSTTNSEPEEGHSGYTSISDQSLKCIKTSATRKYRASISRTPNSVVPKSTGRRTKLPVHCPDNSHVGLVAILYNNIGKDLARVSMPAVLNEPINLLQRLCEELEYSELLDTANNTSDPYQRMVYIAAFAISGYSTATFRNRYKPVNPILGETYECIREDRGFRLISEQVCHHPPISACHADSENFSFWQDQRWKNKFWGKSLEILPTGMVNVTLPRYGDHYEWNKVVTCIHNVFSQQRYLEHYGEVIIKNLKSNICTCKITFVKSRYWGSETNKNEVQGVVLDQSGSAIHRFGGLWHEGIFCDTLPTPKCIWKPNPQPKDYLLYYGFSSFAMELNELPSDLKPLLPPTDTRLRPDQRMLEDGRVDEADIKKDKIEEMQRERRKELAKRGEEHVPRFFKRSKDSSGRDVWLTNGTYWKLRENPGFANLENLTLW; from the exons ATGGACCTGTCTGGATCTTCACTCAATCGCAGCCAATCGCTGGCAAGCGGCCTGGAGAAGACTTCCCACACCTGGAACAAGCCAGCCCACTCTCAGAGCAGCAGCACTCTGTCATCTCGCCACTCCAGACAG ATTATCAAAGACTGGGAAGTAATTGACGACCTTCAGGTTGAAATGCAAGGAGCAGGTGACGATCCTCAAGACAGGACCGCCCCGGGAATCTGTGAAGGATATCTTCTCAAGAGGAGGAAATGGCCACTTAAAGGCTGGCACAAG CGGTACTTCGTCTTGGAAGGCGGGATCTTACGCTACTCCAAAAATCAACAGGAT GTGGCCAGGGGACGAGTCCAGGGCTCGCTAGATGTTAGCCTCGCGGTAATATCGATAAACAAGAAATCAAATCGGATTGATTTGGATGCAGGGGACATTCTGTATCATATGAAGGCAAAGAGTCATGAACTCTTCTACATCTGGGTAACCAAGCTACAAGCTCACCGCCTGTACAAGAAGAATGAGGCGGCTCATGTTCACAGCAGCTTCCTCCACACTTTGTCCCTTCCCACTGCGGCTGAACAAGCTCAGAGAAATGGAGATTTG AGTGCCACGGGGATGGCAGATTCAGCTGGAGCGTCAGGCGTGCTGCCGTCAGCTAACACAGCCGTGAACACAAAGGTCTCTGCCTGGCTGCAACAAAGCCACAATCCTGACACCTGTGTTCAAG AGCTGAACCGTTGTCATCTGGACCTTTCTGAGCTAAACCGCTTAATCCAGAGGCTGCAGGCACTGGAGGTGGGGCAGGCCTTTACTAATGGAGACCTGCAGCGGATCATCAGCATACAG AATCTGTCACTGGAGAAACCGAAGAAGCCGAAATCAGGAAAGATCTGGGGTCATTCCCGCACACTGTCCAGAGTGGAGGCCCTGGGAATGGTAAGAATG CCTATTCGTGGGATTACTAAATCG CTGTCCTCCAGTCACCTGAGCAACTCGGCCCACCTCGGTGCATCAGTCCCGTGTATCCCCGACTACGTCTACTCTCAGCTCTCCCCTTCCACGGTCAATTCGCCCGAAGGGAAGAAAATCCAACAGGACATCTGCGCTATGTCTCAACGAG TGCTCAACTCTCTGAAGTCGGTGCATGAGACTCTGTCCCAGGAGAGGCAGAAGCTGCAGGCAGTCTGGGACACTAACAACATGCACCAGTCTAACACATTAGCTCAG CCTGAGGCAGTGAGGCGTTCATCCCAAGGACCTCCTTCGGTGGCAGACTCGGCTGCAGAATATTTTGATGCCAGTGATGACATCCTGTGGGGCAGCTCCTCTGAGGTGTCTGATGAATCCGGACTTAGTGATGGAAGCACCACCAATTCTGAGCCAGAGGAAGGACACAGTGGGTACACCAGTATCAGTGACCAGAGTTTAAAGTGTATAAaaa CATCAGCTACCCGGAAGTACCGTGCCAGCATTTCCAGGACTCCCAACAGTGTTGTTCCCAAGAGCACGGGACGTCGAACGAAACTGCCTGTTCACTGTCCTGACAATAGCCACGTGGGGCTCGTGGCCATCCTCTATAACAACATAG GTAAAGACTTGGCTCGAGTGTCCATGCCAGCTGTTCTCAATGAGCCCATTAACCTGCTGCAGAGACTGTGTGAAGAGCTGGAGTACAGTGAGCTGCTGGATACTGCCAACAACACATCAGACCCCTACCAGAGGATG GTTTACATTGCTGCCTTCGCTATCTCTGGCTACTCCACTGCGACGTTCAGGAACCGCTACAAGCCCGTTAACCCGATTCTGGGGGAGACCTACGAGTGTATCAGAGAGGACCGAGGTTTCCGCCTCATCAGTGAGCAG GTCTGCCACCATCCTCCTATCTCTGCCTGCCATGCAGACTCAGAGAACTTCTCCTTCTGGCAAG ACCAGCGATGGAAAAATAAATTCTGGGGGAAGTCGCTGGAGATCCTGCCAACAGGAATGGTAAACGTGACTCTGCCGAG GTATGGTGACCACTATGAGTGGAACAAAGTAGTGACTTGCATCCATAACGTCTTCAGCCAGCAGCGATATCTGGAGCATTACGGAGAGGTCATCATCAAAAACCTCAAAAGTAACATCTGCACATGCAAGATTACTTTTGTCAAG TCTCGTTATTGGGGTTCAGAAACGAATAAGAATGAGGTTCAGGGCGTGGTGTTGGACCAAAGTGGGAGTGCCATTCACCGGTTTGGAGGTCTGTGGCATGAAGGCATCTTCTGTGACACTCTGCCGACTCCGAAATGCATCTGGAAGCCAA ATCCACAGCCAAAGGATTACCTGCTGTACTATGGCTTCTCCAGCTTTGCCATGGAGTTGAATGAACTCCCTTCAGACTTGAAGCCTCTTCTGCCTCCTACAGATACACGCCTGCGCCCAGACCAAAG AATGCTGGAGGATGGA
- the osbpl7 gene encoding oxysterol-binding protein-related protein 7 isoform X6, with product MDLSGSSLNRSQSLASGLEKTSHTWNKPAHSQSSSTLSSRHSRQIIKDWEVIDDLQVEMQGAGDDPQDRTAPGICEGYLLKRRKWPLKGWHKRYFVLEGGILRYSKNQQDVARGRVQGSLDVSLAVISINKKSNRIDLDAGDILYHMKAKSHELFYIWVTKLQAHRLYKKNEAAHVHSSFLHTLSLPTAAEQAQRNGDLSATGMADSAGASGVLPSANTAVNTKVSAWLQQSHNPDTCVQELNRCHLDLSELNRLIQRLQALEVGQAFTNGDLQRIISIQNLSLEKPKKPKSGKIWGHSRTLSRVEALGMLSSSHLSNSAHLGASVPCIPDYVYSQLSPSTVNSPEGKKIQQDICAMSQRVLNSLKSVHETLSQERQKLQAVWDTNNMHQSNTLAQPEAVRRSSQGPPSVADSAAEYFDASDDILWGSSSEVSDESGLSDGSTTNSEPEEGHTSATRKYRASISRTPNSVVPKSTGRRTKLPVHCPDNSHVGLVAILYNNIGKDLARVSMPAVLNEPINLLQRLCEELEYSELLDTANNTSDPYQRMVYIAAFAISGYSTATFRNRYKPVNPILGETYECIREDRGFRLISEQVCHHPPISACHADSENFSFWQDQRWKNKFWGKSLEILPTGMVNVTLPRYGDHYEWNKVVTCIHNVFSQQRYLEHYGEVIIKNLKSNICTCKITFVKSRYWGSETNKNEVQGVVLDQSGSAIHRFGGLWHEGIFCDTLPTPKCIWKPNPQPKDYLLYYGFSSFAMELNELPSDLKPLLPPTDTRLRPDQRMLEDGRVDEADIKKDKIEEMQRERRKELAKRGEEHVPRFFKRSKDSSGRDVWLTNGTYWKLRENPGFANLENLTLW from the exons ATGGACCTGTCTGGATCTTCACTCAATCGCAGCCAATCGCTGGCAAGCGGCCTGGAGAAGACTTCCCACACCTGGAACAAGCCAGCCCACTCTCAGAGCAGCAGCACTCTGTCATCTCGCCACTCCAGACAG ATTATCAAAGACTGGGAAGTAATTGACGACCTTCAGGTTGAAATGCAAGGAGCAGGTGACGATCCTCAAGACAGGACCGCCCCGGGAATCTGTGAAGGATATCTTCTCAAGAGGAGGAAATGGCCACTTAAAGGCTGGCACAAG CGGTACTTCGTCTTGGAAGGCGGGATCTTACGCTACTCCAAAAATCAACAGGAT GTGGCCAGGGGACGAGTCCAGGGCTCGCTAGATGTTAGCCTCGCGGTAATATCGATAAACAAGAAATCAAATCGGATTGATTTGGATGCAGGGGACATTCTGTATCATATGAAGGCAAAGAGTCATGAACTCTTCTACATCTGGGTAACCAAGCTACAAGCTCACCGCCTGTACAAGAAGAATGAGGCGGCTCATGTTCACAGCAGCTTCCTCCACACTTTGTCCCTTCCCACTGCGGCTGAACAAGCTCAGAGAAATGGAGATTTG AGTGCCACGGGGATGGCAGATTCAGCTGGAGCGTCAGGCGTGCTGCCGTCAGCTAACACAGCCGTGAACACAAAGGTCTCTGCCTGGCTGCAACAAAGCCACAATCCTGACACCTGTGTTCAAG AGCTGAACCGTTGTCATCTGGACCTTTCTGAGCTAAACCGCTTAATCCAGAGGCTGCAGGCACTGGAGGTGGGGCAGGCCTTTACTAATGGAGACCTGCAGCGGATCATCAGCATACAG AATCTGTCACTGGAGAAACCGAAGAAGCCGAAATCAGGAAAGATCTGGGGTCATTCCCGCACACTGTCCAGAGTGGAGGCCCTGGGAATG CTGTCCTCCAGTCACCTGAGCAACTCGGCCCACCTCGGTGCATCAGTCCCGTGTATCCCCGACTACGTCTACTCTCAGCTCTCCCCTTCCACGGTCAATTCGCCCGAAGGGAAGAAAATCCAACAGGACATCTGCGCTATGTCTCAACGAG TGCTCAACTCTCTGAAGTCGGTGCATGAGACTCTGTCCCAGGAGAGGCAGAAGCTGCAGGCAGTCTGGGACACTAACAACATGCACCAGTCTAACACATTAGCTCAG CCTGAGGCAGTGAGGCGTTCATCCCAAGGACCTCCTTCGGTGGCAGACTCGGCTGCAGAATATTTTGATGCCAGTGATGACATCCTGTGGGGCAGCTCCTCTGAGGTGTCTGATGAATCCGGACTTAGTGATGGAAGCACCACCAATTCTGAGCCAGAGGAAGGACACA CATCAGCTACCCGGAAGTACCGTGCCAGCATTTCCAGGACTCCCAACAGTGTTGTTCCCAAGAGCACGGGACGTCGAACGAAACTGCCTGTTCACTGTCCTGACAATAGCCACGTGGGGCTCGTGGCCATCCTCTATAACAACATAG GTAAAGACTTGGCTCGAGTGTCCATGCCAGCTGTTCTCAATGAGCCCATTAACCTGCTGCAGAGACTGTGTGAAGAGCTGGAGTACAGTGAGCTGCTGGATACTGCCAACAACACATCAGACCCCTACCAGAGGATG GTTTACATTGCTGCCTTCGCTATCTCTGGCTACTCCACTGCGACGTTCAGGAACCGCTACAAGCCCGTTAACCCGATTCTGGGGGAGACCTACGAGTGTATCAGAGAGGACCGAGGTTTCCGCCTCATCAGTGAGCAG GTCTGCCACCATCCTCCTATCTCTGCCTGCCATGCAGACTCAGAGAACTTCTCCTTCTGGCAAG ACCAGCGATGGAAAAATAAATTCTGGGGGAAGTCGCTGGAGATCCTGCCAACAGGAATGGTAAACGTGACTCTGCCGAG GTATGGTGACCACTATGAGTGGAACAAAGTAGTGACTTGCATCCATAACGTCTTCAGCCAGCAGCGATATCTGGAGCATTACGGAGAGGTCATCATCAAAAACCTCAAAAGTAACATCTGCACATGCAAGATTACTTTTGTCAAG TCTCGTTATTGGGGTTCAGAAACGAATAAGAATGAGGTTCAGGGCGTGGTGTTGGACCAAAGTGGGAGTGCCATTCACCGGTTTGGAGGTCTGTGGCATGAAGGCATCTTCTGTGACACTCTGCCGACTCCGAAATGCATCTGGAAGCCAA ATCCACAGCCAAAGGATTACCTGCTGTACTATGGCTTCTCCAGCTTTGCCATGGAGTTGAATGAACTCCCTTCAGACTTGAAGCCTCTTCTGCCTCCTACAGATACACGCCTGCGCCCAGACCAAAG AATGCTGGAGGATGGA